The Carassius carassius chromosome 5, fCarCar2.1, whole genome shotgun sequence DNA window TAAAATGCAAGAAAAATACATTCGTCACATTTTATTCAGTTGCTTTATTGAAAAATACTAGATCTcagaatttatgtttttttctttatatttgatttaaaaaatgtcttacaAAAGCACTTTTGCTTCATCATTGATTTGTTTCTATGAACCTTGAATGCAACTGTGACATTTTCTGGGTCTTGAACAAGAAGGTCAGTGTTCTACAGTGGCCTGATCAAAGCCTTCATTCACACAAAGAATCAATGACAAAACAAACACATCCACCCAGAACAAATGACAAGAGATCAATGCTAAACAAGCAAAAGGTCTGGATATTTGCGGCATTAAAAAAACTACTAAACACGTCATGAAGGGTTAGTTGTTTGTAGACATGATATGAAGCATATTTAcatcttttaaaaataactgaatatagAATTTAAGAATAATGTTGATGTAAAAATGATGTCTCTAactttagtttaaaacattactgGTTAGGTTTCAGGAATAAACACAAAAGTGTTCACACTGAGCTCCTAGGCagattatttttctaatatttcaaatgtgcaaaactctaacatTAAGATGAGCAAGACGAACAATACCGAAGGTTCAAGACAActaattcaaattatttattatttattagtttttaggtGTAAATGTGTCAGTAAGGTGATAAAGTGGAAAATATGCTACATGGTATGCTACATGACTACAGGGGGCGCTGTAGTTCCTCGCTCAGACCGGAAATCTCTGCCATGACAACTGAACGGCGGGCAAGACGCGCATTCTGAAACTGGCGTGAACTAATCATCAAAACATCacgatttaaacattttacacgTTTACGTAAAGCCGATTTTGTAAGACTGGGCTTTTAGTCGTTATTATGGATGACGTTAAATGGAGAGCAGAAAGGCTGAACGCGCCGGCGGACTTCATGAAAGCTCCTGATGgaggtaacgttaacgttaaaCAAACAGAGAATAAACGGCAGTGTGATACATATAACACCAAATAAACAGCTATTGTATATTATCTTAACTGCTGAAAGAAGTGATATATCTTTGCCTACATTTGGGTTTTGACCgttgaaaatgtaaaacgttactttTTTAATCCATATTGAAATTCCAATATCTCTGGAGGGACTTTTTGGCTTCCATCTCTATttcagcaacaaaaaaaaagaaacaaaattaaacatttgagccgcggagttttttttaaatttggctgATTTGACACGGGATGACCGTCAGGAGTTTAGGGCACAGAATATGACAAATGCTTAttcaataactgttttatttcctatttgggcTTATGtatacgttttattttttttaagataaactttttttttcaatgcattgGCAGATTCCTGttgtttcctgtcatagctatgcaaagatttgatttttaaaaacaGTATCATCGCTATGTCATAGCTATATTTCTTGTTATGATGTTAAATGTGTATTGTTAAATCCCCAAAAAGATCTCGATGTAAAAAGTGGTGCTTAAAGTTTGATTCTGTGGTGGCTGTGCTTTCAAGTtaaatgattataattttaattcaagctataaaggattttgaaagtctgacaaTAATCAGTGGTATGGTTTACCCTGCTTGCTTTCAATTTTTTCGAAATGATTCACagttagaaaagtaatcaaatgtaatcagttacattactttaataaatataaaataaagttacactatttgttacatttgataaagggtaacttgtaatctataacctattacatttTCCAAAGTAACCTTACCAACACTGCATGGAGTGTTTGTTCTTTCTTAAATTGAACTAGTGACAGCTAAAAGGTGGTCAAAAATTATAACaaacttaaaagaaaataatgagCAGTACTGTTAAATTGTGTCGTATGTGAAGCATCTATAATGTTGTCAGTGTAAAGAAAACAATCCAGATGCTCAGGGGGGCACACACTCAGAATAGAGATTTTATGTGCAGAGTCTTAGGTGTATATTACATGAATATTAGTCTTTCTATGTGTCTCCCAGCATCTGTCTGTAACCCCACTCCTCCTCTGATGACACCTGCTCAGTTTACTGGGGGTCCACTAGCCCCGCCCACAGCTTCACAGACCACACCCACCCAGCTTCTGCCACAGTTTAGAGCTCTGCCCCCTTCTAAATTCAGTGAGGAAGGGTTTGGCTGGACAGAGCCTGCTACAGTGGAAGCATGGCAGCCTGGCCGTCAGAAACAACAGAGTGAGAAAATAATACAACGGCTCCCTGACCACAGGTACACAAACACATCAGCACGTCCACTGACTTTAGTGGTCTCTCTGTAAACTCATCTCTCTCTGTCAGGTTGCCAGATGATGAGAGGCGCAGCTCAAAGCCCCTGCTGCAAGAGATGGAAAGGTTAAGAGAAGACAAGGAAGTGATGAGAGGAGAGATGGAGCGTCTGAAAGGAAGAGTGGAATGTTTGAGAGAACAGGTCACAGATCAGCAAAACCAAATAAACGGGTACAAACACTCAAACTGACTGACTTGTTCTTTCAGCTGCGTATGTGggctgaaatgtgtgtgtgtgtctacagacaGTGTATGGAGCGTGATGAATTACACAGCCAACTGAAAAGCTGCAAGGCTGAACTAAATATGAGCCAAGACCAGGTAAATACACTTTCACTTTATTCCCTAATTGTTCAGAACAGGTGAAAAATGTGTGTTTTAGGGACAGAAATGCTAGTTTCTCAATACAGTCTGAATTTGTTTGTCTAGCTTTCAATCCTGAAAAGAGAGTATGATTTAAAATGTCAACATCTGGAGAAAGAGTTACAGGACTCAAAGCAGGAGTTGGGGAGACTGCAACAAAAACTAGAGACACGGGTAAGACATAATTAATAGTAGAGTGGCTGTATTTTGTTCCCATTTGTCTTGATGAGGTTTCTTAGTTATAACAATGGATGATACTGTAGCTCAGATAAATAAAAAGCTCATTACTAATGAACACATGAGTGGCATAAAAATGACTTGTCATATGAAATCCACCATTGTTATTATACAAATAATGTATGATATCATAATGCAAGGAGACAGTTTtgaagatagattttttttttccattgtataTACTTGCTCAGTAATTGATTTTGTTGTTCATTTTTAACCCAGAAATGTTCCCTAGTGCACCTTTAAATGTTGGCATGAAATTACAGTCCACCCAATTAATTTATCTGtcttttctaaatgcattttattgatcTTATTTTGAAGGATTCATGCATTTTTTGACTTTTTAATTTGTCTAAGAGAgataaaactgatattttattaaatttttcttttttatatgacTCTGATTCGTTGTAATGGTGCATGTGAtaaattttttatcttattttcaaCCACTTTGAATATCAGAATGATGCTGCACAGGAAGGGACCTTACTGAGAACCCAAATACAGGAAGTGATATCAGAGAGAGATGAGCTGAGAAATCAACTGAGGTGAGTATAAGGAATCAAATGTTGCTGACAAATCATCTACAGGTCTATGTGATGTCACATGATTTGTATTTGTGCAGTGTCCTAAACAGTTCATTGCTGGAACAGTCTGAGTGTGTGCAGAAACTGCGGACATACATTGGCAGCCACATCACAGAgaaaaaggaagaggaagagttTAGACGACAGATACAGGTGTGTAAACACACAGTCTGCCGAACTGCAATTTGTGCATCAGTTGTGGTCCTTCAAATTAATGTTGAATGCATGAATGTGATTAttttatgaatgtgtgtgtatagCATTTAAAGAAGGAAAATGAAGCCCTGTCTTTATCAGTCCAGCTGCTGAATGTTCGAGTTAACTCAGCCAATGACATTTTGGCTATTCAGGAGAAAGAGCTAGGTGAACAGGTAAGATTGCACACATGCAGACATGCATATGTAGTATTTGAAATGAATGAACAATGCAGTTCACCAGATATGAATTCATTAATAAATTTAGTGGTATTTTATTATGTGTGTAGGTGCAGACTGACCCATTGTACTCTGGCAGTAAAGCTGGGCAGATGTTGAGTGTTTGGAGACAAAAGGTTTTCATGCTGCTTGTTAAATTGCAGACCAGAGATTTACAGCTTCACACGGAGAAAACACAACTGCATAACATGGTAATGCAAATGCATTCTCATGCACATGCATAGAGTACTACAATATATGAACATTTCTAAccactggtgtcagtaatttGCATTGTTATTTTGATATGAACCCTGAAATTTATTTTCggaaaacaaataatacatattctttgagcacaaaatcaacatattagaatgatttctgaaggatcatgtgacactgaaagctAGACTTATggctgatcacaggaataaattacattttaaaatatattaaaatagaatttgtAAAAACGTTTTtataatatttcgcaatattatGTTCCTTTGTATTTGTAACGTTTTTCAAAAGCATACAACATCTCTAAACTCTTGAATGCATAATTAATGtcagttaattaattaaaatacattttcagtctGTACAATTTGGGCTGTCAACATAATAAATGTCTGGCTTCTCCACATTAGATTACATATCTATTTATGTTCTACCATCACATTAGTAAAACTAAGTTTTTGAGTTACTGGGAGTGTTTACTTAAGGTTTAGTGTTTTCAAATCTGAGTTtagtacatttttattgtatgtgtgtgtaggttTCCTGTCTGCAGCAGCAAGTAGAGTGTTTGCAGTCACAGAACAGTGTCCTTCAGCACCAACTAGAGGACAAAACGGCCCAGTTGGAGTTACAGCATGTACACGCACAGGTACTTTGACTTACAAGTATGCACATACATTAAGGTTAAGTCTGATTGTGGAGTCAGTTAGGTTAAGGTCTTGTGGTCCTTCCATTATAATGAAATTCCTCTCATTGGTAATGGATAAAGCCTGCACAGATGTCAGATGTACTTCTGTTCCTCATATTGGGCTACTGAAGTCAATGTACATTTTCACAGCCCTATACATTTCCTAACCAGGCATGCTGTGATGAAGGGTTTATTACATAATAGGTCTTCCAGGTGATATGACAGATGTGTATGAGAAACCGCACTGAAATTTTAAGTGGTTACTAATCGCTAAAAATATAGCTAATTGATATTCACATGATCAGCTTTGCACTCTGTCTCCAATCCCATGAGCTCTTTCCTTCATTCTTTTCTTGTTATCTTTGCTTTTTAACAGTCTGAACAGGTTGGATTGAGCTTAGTGAGGTTTAAGCTTGTTCAGTGTTGAATCATAGAAGTTCTGCTATTTTAACATCACATTGTTCATCCGTGATTACTCACCACATTCAGAGCGGTTGTCCAGCTGATCAGCTGTATTACACAGTGATGGCACTGAAACTCTTCTTCTGTATTGCCTGCAGGCAAGTGTGTGTTTCTGACAGCCCATGTgcttgctttgtgtgtgtgtgttcagggagTTCAGAAGCAGTTAGACGGTACTCTACGGGAAAATGCTCAGCTGAAAGAGTGCAATAAGTGCACCGAGGGATCACTGAATGCTATCAGTGAAACAGCCCACAGgtaacacacacaatcacacccCTTGAATCTGTCAGTGTTCTGTAAGTCTCTTGATTAAACAAGTTTAATAAATACCAACGTGACTGTCATGATTAGATTAAAGCTGACTGTTCCTCTGACCAAAGCCCGGAAGCCAGCTCATCCATaaacatctgtctctctctgtgtgttatCTCGCTCTCATCAGAGTGATGTCAGCCATAGAAATGAAGGCAGGTCAGATGGAAGCAGTTCAGTCCAGTGTAAGTCAGCTGAACCAGAGACTCGCCTTCGCTGCCAAACGTCTGGACACAGTACATGGTGAGAGTGTCATCTGTGTGCGAGTGTATGTAAGTCTGTTTCACATTAAATATTAGGGGTTGCACGACTACTGATTTATACTAgtcgattttttatttaaaaaaaatactcgaGTTACTTGACTACTTGTAGTTCATGCTACTGTGTactgctactttttttttttttttttcaataaacgcttattaattcatagccttacACAACAATTACATATGGaaattgtcaaaactttataattattacattaatttggATACAATGTCGTACAGATACTTGATAAGACTGTTATGGGTATCTTTTTTTttcgtagttatcactgaacaagtatgctgcgttaaactaaaataattaatttctaaaataatatttatcatgcaaacaGAGATATGTCacgacaaacgtttagtgatcatttgaacacgactgaattTATTCAATGCGCAaattttcattacgcagaactctttaagcgagtcttaatgtttagtgaacttcactaaacaagtTCATGTGCGTGTGCCGCGCAAatcagcaaaagataaagatgcaaacatgtaggataagtagaaaatgtatccatatctaagttgattattagccagagaactggtttggtttttgaaaGACTGAGACACGCAGCGCTGTTGTTTGATTGGTGAGtgcgctgtgcttattccatCCATTCGTATCATAtcatagcctaaggtttaaatcattgccttttaaatatatacaaataatagaacGTGACAAcatgtgtatgatgtattattatgggtgatattactcttgccaagctctgatttctgagagatgcacagagaggcgACAGCAATgctgtttgatttgcgctcttttaattcataaagtttacattcattcacttcacactcgtgactttagaggtctgtgtataatattttGCTGAACCCCTGGCTCAGCTCTTACTGTATCTAGCAAACTccagactgtgccagcttcagccaagtattcaggcagaattattccttgtctgtAATTCGTTTTTTAAGGCATTATCTgtgccattccgaataaggtattcggcttcaggcacacccctaattattacattacatatttaaattttacatgcaacatagataaggtcaaaGAAAGTAACAGCTACTGATATTGCAATCTTAAAATTCAAGTCGTACGTGCAAACACTTTGTATGcatggttaatgcatgcttgaGTAGTCGATTGTTTGCGACAGCGCcaactagtggttgaagtagtcgatcactcgactacttgactagtctatgcaagccctattAAATATACATGGGCTGTTTGTCTGCAGGGCTGCTGTTGCGGAAAGAAGCTCTTTGGAGAACCAAGAACGCTACTAGATCTCCAGAGCCAGCAGTGGCAGAGAGGTACAGCATCATGGGAATAAATTAAAGACATTaagattaaaagtaaaaaaatttttttttttttttcccaccgCTGATTATTGCAAGCTTCAGGGACAAAAGATATCTGGGGTTCAGctcaatcatatatatatttaaaatgaaacgtCAAGTcagttttgtaatgttttagatgttttatcCCACAATGCATAGtaaacataatatttattattatcataatatttATACTCGCTTTGCATAGTTTAATACAGGTACATCtgcatacccacacacacactgcaaccaCGCAAGGCCACATACAACCATATTAtccaaaatacatattaaatagaGTCTTTAAGGTAGTTTGGAATGTTAATCATGTGTACAGCTTTTACATATGTTTTAGTAGTCCAGGTTATTTGTGTATAATATGCTGTATACAAGTATTTCATTCCATTATCTCCTGTCTGTGTTGCAGCTTTATTAAGAGTCTCCAGGCCGAGGTGGTGTTGTTGAGTGCAGAGAGAGACAAACTTGCACACGAACTCAAACGCACACCAGAGCTCATCCAGGCCTCCCTGTCAGAACTACAGCAGCAGCGTATGTACACAAACGTCAACCTGAATGTATTCTCAAGATCGTAAAGAGAGAGGACTGTAACTGTGTTGAATGCAAACTgcaggagagagagagctggGACATCTGAGGGAAGCTCTATCACAAAGCAGCGAGGAGTTGGAGGTATCAGAATCAAGCAGAATGGAGATGCAGAGACAGTGTGAAGAGCATGAGGGGACCATTGTGGAGCTCCGTGCTGAGGCCCAGAGACTACAGCAGCAGTGTGACTCAGGTGTGTTTGGGTGAAGTAACGGCTAcccaccccccacacacacacagagcattgtATATTCACTTCACAAATACCATTTCTTTTCTCTTATTCTCATTGCTAATAGTCTATTAATACTGTTTAACTACTGCTCTGCTTCCACTCTGCTCACAGAATCTCTTTGGTGAAGAACCATTTGTGCTTCTGTGTTTCCGTCTTATATTTGCTCAGGTTTGGTTG harbors:
- the cchcr1 gene encoding coiled-coil alpha-helical rod protein 1 — encoded protein: MDDVKWRAERLNAPADFMKAPDGASVCNPTPPLMTPAQFTGGPLAPPTASQTTPTQLLPQFRALPPSKFSEEGFGWTEPATVEAWQPGRQKQQSEKIIQRLPDHRLPDDERRSSKPLLQEMERLREDKEVMRGEMERLKGRVECLREQVTDQQNQINGQCMERDELHSQLKSCKAELNMSQDQLSILKREYDLKCQHLEKELQDSKQELGRLQQKLETRNDAAQEGTLLRTQIQEVISERDELRNQLSVLNSSLLEQSECVQKLRTYIGSHITEKKEEEEFRRQIQHLKKENEALSLSVQLLNVRVNSANDILAIQEKELGEQVQTDPLYSGSKAGQMLSVWRQKVFMLLVKLQTRDLQLHTEKTQLHNMVSCLQQQVECLQSQNSVLQHQLEDKTAQLELQHVHAQGVQKQLDGTLRENAQLKECNKCTEGSLNAISETAHRVMSAIEMKAGQMEAVQSSVSQLNQRLAFAAKRLDTVHGLLLRKEALWRTKNATRSPEPAVAESFIKSLQAEVVLLSAERDKLAHELKRTPELIQASLSELQQQRERELGHLREALSQSSEELEVSESSRMEMQRQCEEHEGTIVELRAEAQRLQQQCDSVLQKVSEVESVCAEKLRDMEAQLNTARREHTKAVVALRQVQRQVEREKEQMKDVEKERTEHTHKQITHLQKQLKDKDKDRNLLLAVVQEQGLMNEYKSLRRSAIQTTEALKQKHYPQPKSSNPQTPESLLGALQALSAAVMGSSEEEDDEEGQAFTVTQTPSCADTHKE